Proteins from a genomic interval of Arachis hypogaea cultivar Tifrunner chromosome 10, arahy.Tifrunner.gnm2.J5K5, whole genome shotgun sequence:
- the LOC112714838 gene encoding phospho-2-dehydro-3-deoxyheptonate aldolase 2, chloroplastic: MALASSSLISFKPCLSAPFQKPRRSIVVANSAEPSSKSASQSTASASASAPASTKWSLNSWRTKKALQLPEYPDQSSVDQVLHTLETFPPIVFAGEARSLEEKLAQAAMGNAFLLQGGDCAESFKEFNANNIRDTFRVILQMGVVLMFGGQMPVIKVGRMAGQFAKPRSDPFEEKNGVKLPSYRGDNVNGDAFDAASRIPDPQRMIRAYTQSVATLNLLRAFATGGYAAMQRINQWNLDFMERSEQGDRYRELAHRVDEALGFMSAAGLTSEHPIMTTTEFWTSHECLLLPYEQALTREDSTTGLHYDCSAHMLWVGERTRQLDGAHVEFLRGVANPLGIKVSDKMDPNELVKLIDILNPKNKPGRITVIVRMGAENMRVKLPHLIRAVRGAGQIVTWVSDPMHGNTIKAPSGLKTRSFDAIRAELRAFFDVHDQEGSYPGGVHLEMTGQNVTECVGGSRTITYDDLSSRYHTHCDPRLNASQSLELAFNIAERLRKKRMQSLTSL; encoded by the exons ATGGCTCTGGCATCATCATCCCTTATCAGCTTCAAACCTTGTCTCTCCGCACCTTTCCAGAAACCACGCAGATCCATTGTCGTTGCAAACTCCGCAGAGCCCTCATCAAAATCAGCGTCACAATCAAccgcttctgcttctgcttcagcTCCAGCATCCACGAAATGGAGCCTCAACAGCTGGAGAACGAAGAAGGCGCTTCAGCTTCCGGAGTATCCAGATCAGAGCTCCGTCGATCAGGTTCTTCACACTCTGGAGACCTTCCCTCCGATCGTGTTCGCCGGAGAAGCCAGGAGCCTCGAGGAGAAGCTCGCTCAGGCCGCCATGGGCAACGCCTTCCTCCTTCAGGGTGGTGACTGCGCTGAGAGCTTCAAGGAATTCAATGCTAACAATATCCGTGACACCTTCCGTGTCATTCTTCAGATGGGCGTTGTTCTTATGTTCGGTGGTCAAATGCCTGTTATCaag GTGGGGAGAATGGCGGGCCAGTTTGCGAAGCCAAGGTCAGACCCTTTTGAGGAGAAGAACGGAGTGAAGCTGCCTAGTTACAGGGGTGATAATGTGAATGGGGATGCATTTGATGCCGCATCGAGAATTCCGGATCCACAGAGGATGATAAGAGCCTACACCCAATCTGTGGCTACTCTGAACCTGTTGCGTGCATTTGCCACCGGAGGTTATGCTGCCATGCAAAGGATCAACCAATGGAATCTGGATTTCATGGAGCGTAGTGAGCAGGGAGACAG GTATCGTGAATTGGCTCATCGAGTCGATGAGGCTCTTGGCTTCATGAGTGCTGCCGGGCTAACATCGGAGCATCCAATCATGACTACGACAGAATTTTGGACTTCCCATGAGTGTTTGCTTCTTCCTTATGAACAAGCACTTACCAGGGAGGACTCTACTACCGGGCTTCATTATGATTGCTCAGCTCACATGCTCTGGGTTGGGGAACGCACCCGCCAACTGGATGGTGCTCATGTTGAATTCCTGAGAGGGGTTGCAAATCCACTTGGAATTAAG GTGAGTGATAAGATGGATCCAAATGAACTTGTTAAGCTGATAGATATTCTGAACCCCAAAAACAAGCCTGGAAGAATTACTGTAATTGTTAGGATGGGAGCAGAGAATATGCGAGTGAAGCTTCCACATCTAATCAGAGCAGTGCGTGGAGCAGGTCAAATTGTCACTTGGGTTAGTGATCCCATGCATGGCAACACCATCAAAGCTCCATCTGGACTTAAAACCCGTTCTTTTGATGCAATCAGG GCTGAGCTGAGGGCATTCTTCGATGTCCATGACCAAGAAGGAAGCTACCCTGGAGGGGTTCATTTGGAAATGACTGGCCAGAACGTGACAGAGTGTGTTGGAGGTTCGAGGACCATCACTTATGACGACTTGAGCTCGCGCTACCATACGCATTGTGATCCAAGGCTTAACGCCTCTCAATCTCTAGAGCTTGCATTCAACATTGCTGAGAGGTTGCGCAAGAAAAGAATGCAGTCTCTAACCTCACTTTAA
- the LOC112714840 gene encoding protein EXORDIUM-like 2, with the protein MAYNYHIATLLVLLLVNSTGGALVQQQPLVLKYHNGQLLKGRITVNLLWYGTFTPIQRSIIVDFINSLSSGGPPQPSAASWWKTTENYKGGGSSALLVGKQILHPAYSLGKYLKSTHLLSLASSFNDVSAINVILTAKDVSVDGFCSSRCGTHGSTRSVNGKARTAYVWVGNSETQCPGQCAWPFHQPIYGPQTPPLVAPNGDVGVDGMIINLATLLAGTVTNPFNNGYFQGPVTAPLEAVSACTGVFGSGAYPGYPGRVLVEKTTGASYNANGVNGRKFLLPAMWDPVTSACKTLV; encoded by the coding sequence ATGGCCTATAATTACCACATTGCCACGCTGTTGGTTCTGCTTCTCGTGAACTCCACGGGAGGGGCGCTAGTACAGCAGCAGCCCCTCGTTCTCAAGTACCACAACGGCCAACTCCTCAAGGGAAGGATCACCGTTAATCTCTTATGGTACGGCACCTTCACTCCAATCCAACGCTCCATAATCGTTGACTTCATCAACTCCCTCAGCTCCGGTGGTCCACCACAGCCTTCCGCAGCATCCTGGTGGAAAACAACTGAAAACTACAAAGGTGGAGGCTCCTCTGCTCTCCTCGTAGGGAAGCAAATCCTACACCCGGCTTATTCCCTCGGAAAGTACCTCAAATCAACGCACCTCCTTTCTCTCGCTTCCAGCTTCAACGACGTGTCCGCCATCAACGTCATTTTAACGGCTAAGGACGTTTCCGTTGATGGTTTCTGTTCGAGCCGTTGCGGAACTCACGGCTCGACTCGTTCCGTCAACGGGAAGGCCCGGACGGCGTACGTGTGGGTTGGAAACTCAGAGACTCAATGCCCGGGCCAGTGTGCGTGGCCCTTCCACCAGCCCATCTACGGCCCGCAAACTCCGCCGTTGGTGGCGCCAAACGGAGACGTTGGAGTTGACGGCATGATCATCAACTTGGCTACACTTTTGGCGGGAACCGTAACTAACCCGTTCAACAACGGTTATTTCCAGGGGCCGGTGACGGCGCCGCTTGAAGCGGTGTCGGCGTGCACCGGAGTGTTTGGGAGCGGGGCGTACCCAGGGTATCCGGGTCGGGTTCTGGTGGAGAAGACGACGGGGGCGAGCTACAATGCGAACGGAGTGAACGGAAGGAAGTTCCTGTTGCCGGCGATGTGGGACCCGGTGACGTCAGCGTGCAAGACGCTTGTGTGA